The following coding sequences lie in one Gorilla gorilla gorilla isolate KB3781 chromosome 5, NHGRI_mGorGor1-v2.1_pri, whole genome shotgun sequence genomic window:
- the TUBB2A gene encoding tubulin beta-2A chain — MREIVHIQAGQCGNQIGAKFWEVISDEHGIDPTGSYHGDSDLQLERINVYYNEAAGNKYVPRAILVDLEPGTMDSVRSGPFGQIFRPDNFVFGQSGAGNNWAKGHYTEGAELVDSVLDVVRKESESCDCLQGFQLTHSLGGGTGSGMGTLLISKIREEYPDRIMNTFSVMPSPKVSDTVVEPYNATLSVHQLVENTDETYSIDNEALYDICFRTLKLTTPTYGDLNHLVSATMSGVTTCLRFPGQLNADLRKLAVNMVPFPRLHFFMPGFAPLTSRGSQQYRALTVPELTQQMFDSKNMMAACDPRHGRYLTVAAIFRGRMSMKEVDEQMLNVQNKNSSYFVEWIPNNVKTAVCDIPPRGLKMSATFIGNSTAIQELFKRISEQFTAMFRRKAFLHWYTGEGMDEMEFTEAESNMNDLVSEYQQYQDATADEQGEFEEEEGEDEA, encoded by the exons ATGCGCGAGATCGTGCACATCCAGGCGGGCCAGTGCGGCAACCAGATCGGCGCCAAG ttttggGAGGTAATCAGCGATGAGCATGGGATCGACCCCACAGGCAGTTACCATGGAGACAGTGACTTGCAGCTGGAGAGAATCAACGTGTACTACAATGAGGCTGCTG GTAACAAATATGTACCTCGGGCCATCCTGGTGGATCTGGAGCCTGGCACCATGGACTCCGTCAGGTCTGGACCCTTCGGCCAGATCTTCAGACCAGACAACTTCGTGTTCG GCCAGAGCGGAGCCGGGAATAACTGGGCCAAGGGCCACTACACAGAGGGAGCCGAGCTGGTCGACTCGGTCCTGGATGTGGtgaggaaggagtcagagagctgTGACTGTCTCCAGGGCTTCCAGCTGACCCACTCTCTGGGGGGCGGCACGGGGTCCGGGATGGGCACCCTGCTCATCAGCAAGATCCGGGAAGAGTACCCAGACCGCATCATGAACACCTTCAGCGTCATGCCCTCACCCAAGGTGTCAGACACGGTGGTGGAGCCCTACAACGCCACCCTCTCTGTCCACCAGCTGGTGGAAAACACAGATGAAACCTACTCCATTGATAACGAGGCCCTGTATGACATCTGCTTCCGCACCCTGAAGCTGACCACCCCCACCTACGGGGACCTCAACCACCTGGTGTCGGCCACCATGAGCGGGGTCACCACCTGCCTGCGCTTCCCGGGCCAGCTGAACGCAGACCTGCGCAAGCTGGCGGTGAACATGGTGCCCTTCCCTCGCCTGCACTTCTTCATGCCCGGCTTCGCGCCCCTGACCAGCCGGGGCAGCCAGCAGTACCGGGCGCTCACGGTGCCCGAGCTCACCCAGCAGATGTTCGACTCCAAGAACATGATGGCCGCCTGCGACCCGCGCCACGGCCGCTACCTGACGGTGGCTGCCATCTTCCGGGGCCGCATGTCCATGAAGGAGGTGGACGAGCAGATGCTCAACGTGCAGAACAAGAACAGCAGCTACTTCGTGGAGTGGATCCCCAACAACGTGAAGACGGCCGTGTGCGACATCCCGCCCCGCGGCCTGAAGATGTCGGCCACCTTCATCGGCAACAGCACGGCCATCCAGGAGCTGTTCAAGCGCATCTCCGAGCAGTTCACGGCCATGTTCCGGCGCAAGGCCTTCCTGCACTGGTACACGGGCGAGGGCATGGACGAGATGGAGTTCACCGAGGCCGAGAGCAACATGAACGACCTGGTGTCTGAGTACCAGCAGTACCAGGACGCCACGGCCGACGAACAAGGGGAGTtcgaggaggaggagggtgaggacgaGGCTTAA